One genomic window of Hemitrygon akajei chromosome 1, sHemAka1.3, whole genome shotgun sequence includes the following:
- the erfl1 gene encoding ETS domain-containing transcription factor ERF-like produces MDCNCVSDLLLTPPMPTLWTPGFAFPDWAYKPESSPGSRQIQLWHFILELLQKEEYHDVIAWQGDYGEFVIKDPDEVAKLWGVRKCKPHMNYDKLSRALRYYYNKRILHKTKGKRFTYKFNFSKVILVNYPLLEMGHSQLLLTPNPFSSTQSPECSGITPETIQSLLNPPRLPDARAGDLRNPIFERAVPSTDNEKHRLETGLAFLSSGTHYYSKPPAVLSAYGRSGHLSEYPWGLPSYPPPPFSLSASKMSPLYPPHYYPGTLAHIPAQVSLLPPSSSASSSSVSSDSVAERVPPPLGPYPRLSLGHKGFPPCPVIQTLRADLAPTPLSSSSSHQPPQLPTAASAPSSSASSGKGVGSAEAGPRTWVKSETDSELEVTDLSGSGSEGEGGVDPRPRGRDWCVSSAPLVGQLGTRPQPTRDIPETISVGVELLHES; encoded by the exons GCTTTGCATTTCCGGACTGGGCCTACAAGCCGGAGTCGAGCCCTGGGTCACGGCAGATCCAGCTCTGGCACTTCATTCTGGAGCTGTTGCAGAAGGAGGAGTACCATGACGTGATCGCCTGGCAAGGCGACTATGGCGAGTTTGTCATCAAGGACCCCGACGAGGTGGCCAAGCTGTGGGGCGTCCGCAAGTGCAAGCCCCACATGAACTACGACAAGCTGAGCCGGGCTCTAAG GTATTACTACAACAAGCGCATCCTCCACAAGACCAAAGGCAAGAGGTTCACCTACAAGTTCAACTTCAGCAAGGTGATTCTGGTCAACTACCCCCTACTGGAGATGGGACACTCCCAGCTTCTGCTCACACCCAACCCGTTCAGCAGCACCCAGAGTCCCGAGTGCAGTGGTATCACTCCTGAG ACAATCCAAAGTTTGTTGAATCCGCCCAGGCTCCCTGATGCACGAGCTGGCGATCTGAGGAACCCAATCTTCGAACGGGCTGTCCCATCCACAGACAACGAGAAACATCGACTGGAGACCGGACTCGCTTTCCTCAGCTCAG GGACCCACTACTACTCCAAGCCTCCCGCCGTGCTGAGCGCCTATGGACGGAGCGGCCACCTCTCCGAGTACCCCTGGGGTCTTCCCTCTTACCCTCCGCCGCCTTTCAGCCTGTCTGCCTCCAAGATGTCGCCCCTCTACCCTCCTCACTACTACCCGGGCACGCTGGCACACATCCCTGCCCAGGTCTCCCTCCTGCCTCCCTCTTCCTCCGCTTCCTCCTCCTCTGTCTCCTCCGACTCAGTGGCGGAGAGGGTCCCTCCGCCTCTGGGACCCTACCCCCGCCTCTCCCTCGGGCACAAGGGCTTTCCGCCCTGTCCGGTGATCCAGACGCTGAGGGCAGACCTGGCGCCGACCCCCCTCTCCTCTTCGTCCTCCCACCAACCGCCCCAGCTCCCCACAGCCGCCTCGGCCCCCTCCTCCTCCGCATCCTCGGGAAAGGGGGTGGGTTCTGCGGAGGCAGGGCCGCGGACGTGGGTCAAGTCGGAGACGGACTCGGAACTGGAAGTGACGGACCTCAGCGGCTCCGGCTCGGAGGGAGAGGGCGGAGTTGACCCCCGGCCGAGAGGGCGGGACTGGTGCGTCTCCTCCGCACCCCTCGTTGGTCAGCTGGGGACCCGTCCTCAGCCCACCCGGGACATCCCGGAAACTATCTCTGTCGGGGTGGAGCTGCTCCATGAATCCTAA